A single window of Bacteroidota bacterium DNA harbors:
- a CDS encoding trypsin-like serine protease, with product MKKIFSFILILSLTAGLSLAQNVSDMLENALSSVVTVAVYKTGIANQTLGFRGETVSDVAYEKALSLSGALGSGSGFIISRNGKKYVVTNAHVIQDASDERGSIYIFSIDGTKYEVKVVGGDSFYDIALLEFIGSPGNEITSIDFKKAESRIGEPVYAIGNPLGEYPYSVSNGIISAKNRVREGITGKFGFLQTTATIIWGNSGGPLVDASGKVAGVNTKIAFATSPDGEEVIQSQINFAVEAKIVERIVNDVLTYEGRVRRAYFGIEISQSYNYEYVGSDNYTYVLQDTLAIISAVIPNSPASQNLNNYIGYAVLQVNGVKVRNVEEVLGEFEKITPGANVTLKLANGSTSKTVSIKSSELKENELEAIALYVMEQVSNIKLLQKEPQLAVSVESENYYKYEEKQFSGRPINKKPGYNGNSSQSASKGEKYFMLAAGIVGENYQSMWKITDLRYFGAALKLCGMSGVIDMYLLKPHDDLENMELLRYYLSGDEDVMQSTLWY from the coding sequence ATGAAAAAGATCTTTAGCTTTATTTTGATTCTATCTCTGACAGCAGGCTTATCATTAGCTCAGAATGTTTCTGACATGCTTGAAAATGCATTGAGTTCGGTGGTAACAGTTGCCGTTTATAAAACAGGAATTGCAAATCAAACCTTAGGTTTTAGAGGAGAAACTGTTTCGGATGTTGCCTATGAAAAAGCTTTGTCACTTTCGGGGGCTCTGGGTTCAGGTTCAGGTTTCATTATTTCCAGAAACGGAAAAAAGTATGTCGTTACCAATGCCCATGTTATTCAGGATGCCTCTGATGAAAGAGGGAGTATTTATATATTCAGCATTGATGGAACCAAGTATGAAGTTAAAGTAGTAGGGGGCGATTCATTTTATGATATTGCTTTATTGGAGTTTATCGGATCTCCGGGAAATGAAATCACTTCTATCGATTTTAAAAAGGCTGAGTCCAGAATTGGTGAACCGGTTTATGCTATTGGTAATCCACTAGGGGAGTATCCTTATTCTGTATCAAATGGTATTATTAGTGCGAAAAACCGTGTTCGTGAAGGTATTACAGGCAAATTCGGATTTTTACAAACTACAGCAACCATTATTTGGGGAAATAGTGGTGGTCCTCTTGTAGATGCTTCGGGAAAAGTAGCTGGCGTAAATACAAAAATTGCATTTGCAACCTCACCCGATGGAGAAGAAGTTATTCAATCTCAAATTAATTTTGCTGTAGAAGCTAAGATAGTTGAACGAATAGTCAATGATGTACTCACCTATGAAGGCCGAGTAAGAAGAGCCTATTTTGGAATTGAAATATCACAATCTTATAACTATGAGTATGTTGGGTCAGATAATTACACCTACGTTTTGCAAGATACGTTAGCTATTATTTCAGCTGTCATTCCTAATTCGCCAGCTTCTCAGAATTTAAATAATTATATAGGTTATGCTGTCCTTCAGGTTAATGGTGTGAAAGTAAGAAATGTAGAAGAAGTTTTAGGTGAATTTGAAAAAATCACTCCTGGAGCAAATGTTACTCTTAAATTGGCTAACGGAAGTACATCCAAAACTGTAAGTATTAAAAGTTCAGAATTAAAAGAGAATGAATTAGAAGCAATTGCTCTTTATGTTATGGAGCAAGTGAGTAATATCAAATTATTACAAAAAGAACCCCAGTTAGCTGTTTCTGTAGAATCAGAAAATTATTATAAATACGAGGAAAAGCAATTTAGTGGTCGACCAATAAACAAAAAACCAGGTTATAATGGTAATTCCAGTCAAAGTGCAAGTAAAGGCGAAAAGTATTTTATGCTTGCTGCTGGCATAGTTGGCGAAAATTATCAAAGCATGTGGAAAATTACAGATCTGAGGTATTTTGGAGCTGCTCTAAAGCTTTGCGGTATGTCGGGTGTTATTGATATGTATTTATTAAAGCCACATGATGATCTTGAAAACATGGAATTGCTTCGATATTACTTATCTGGAGATGAAGATGTTATGCAATCAACCCTTTGGTATTAA